The Caproicibacterium lactatifermentans genome contains a region encoding:
- a CDS encoding carbohydrate ABC transporter permease — translation MKQCNNGWAKAGKIIIYVIIILMGLTCLLPLLNIVAISFSGSAAVTGNQVGFIPVDFTLAPYQKMLADSQFWRSFLISAVRVVLQLALNMVLIVLMAYPLSKSKREFHARGTYMKLLIFAMLFNGGMIPTYLLVKDLGLLNTIWALVLPGAVPIFNVILVMNFFAGVPKSLEEAAVMDGANPMQVLWKVYLPCSVPVLATIALFSIVGSWNDFFSGLIYITKVNNFPLMTYIQSLNVNIADLLKAGASSSTLTNIAELTNKNLNAAKIVVSTIPLIVIYPFLQKYFVTGIVVGAVKE, via the coding sequence ATGAAACAATGCAACAATGGATGGGCAAAAGCAGGAAAAATAATCATTTATGTAATTATTATTTTAATGGGACTTACCTGCTTGCTGCCTTTGCTTAATATCGTGGCAATTTCCTTTAGCGGCAGTGCGGCTGTTACAGGAAATCAGGTTGGATTCATTCCGGTGGACTTTACGCTTGCCCCCTACCAAAAAATGCTGGCTGATTCCCAGTTTTGGCGTTCTTTTCTCATCTCAGCCGTTCGCGTTGTCCTGCAGCTTGCGTTAAATATGGTGCTGATTGTGCTGATGGCTTATCCACTTTCTAAATCAAAGCGTGAATTCCATGCACGTGGTACATATATGAAACTTCTGATTTTTGCAATGCTGTTTAACGGCGGCATGATCCCCACTTATCTCCTTGTAAAAGATTTAGGACTTCTGAATACGATTTGGGCTCTGGTTTTACCAGGCGCGGTTCCGATTTTCAATGTAATACTGGTCATGAACTTCTTTGCCGGTGTACCGAAATCGCTGGAGGAAGCCGCGGTGATGGACGGCGCAAATCCTATGCAGGTCTTGTGGAAAGTCTATCTCCCCTGTTCAGTGCCAGTGCTTGCAACGATTGCGCTGTTCAGCATTGTTGGAAGCTGGAATGACTTTTTCAGTGGTTTGATTTATATCACCAAAGTAAACAATTTCCCGCTAATGACATATATTCAGTCTTTGAATGTCAATATTGCCGACTTGTTAAAAGCCGGAGCCAGTTCAAGTACCCTTACAAATATTGCTGAACTGACCAATAAAAATTTGAATGCTGCAAAAATTGTAGTGTCCACAATTCCGCTCATTGTAATTTATCCTTTCCTGCAAAAATATTTTGTTACCGGCATTGTAGTTGGAGCTGTAAAGGAATAA
- a CDS encoding ABC transporter permease gives MRSQNAMFHFMMLPGMIFLIVFSYIPMVGIIMAFENFTAAKGIFGSPFVGLKHFQYMFSLPDIWVIIRNTLCIAIGKMLLTTLLAIIFAILLNEIRVNWMKKTIQTVVYLPHFLSWVILATVVVNMFNLDGSVNQILNKIGIGSMNFLGSNTLFQPLLIMTDVWKEFGYSSIVFLAAITSIDPGLYEAAAIDGANWWQKTWHVTLPGMLSIILLISVMNIANVLNAGFDQVYNLYSPMVYETGDIIDTYVYRMGLLNHQYSFSTAVGLFKSFVGMFLMLFVNGLSKKFTDARIF, from the coding sequence ATGCGCTCGCAGAATGCGATGTTTCACTTCATGATGCTGCCAGGTATGATATTCCTGATTGTTTTCAGTTATATTCCTATGGTAGGCATCATCATGGCGTTTGAAAATTTCACTGCAGCCAAGGGAATTTTCGGATCGCCGTTTGTGGGATTAAAACACTTTCAGTATATGTTTTCACTGCCGGATATTTGGGTAATCATTCGAAATACGCTGTGTATCGCTATCGGCAAAATGCTTCTTACCACACTGCTTGCCATTATATTTGCTATACTGCTCAATGAGATTCGCGTAAATTGGATGAAGAAAACCATACAAACCGTTGTTTACCTCCCACATTTCCTTTCATGGGTTATTCTTGCGACAGTTGTGGTCAATATGTTCAACCTTGACGGATCCGTAAATCAGATTCTTAATAAAATCGGTATCGGTTCAATGAACTTTTTAGGCAGCAATACGCTGTTTCAGCCACTGCTGATTATGACCGATGTTTGGAAAGAATTCGGCTATTCCTCTATTGTTTTTCTGGCAGCTATCACCTCGATTGACCCAGGGCTTTATGAGGCAGCTGCGATTGATGGAGCCAACTGGTGGCAAAAGACGTGGCACGTCACATTGCCCGGTATGCTGAGCATTATTCTGCTGATTTCGGTAATGAATATTGCCAATGTGCTCAATGCGGGTTTTGACCAAGTATATAACTTGTACAGCCCAATGGTCTATGAAACGGGCGACATTATCGATACTTACGTTTATAGGATGGGCCTGCTGAACCATCAATACAGTTTTTCAACAGCAGTCGGCCTTTTCAAGTCTTTCGTAGGCATGTTCTTGATGCTTTTCGTCAATGGACTTTCCAAGAAGTTTACAGATGCCCGTATTTTCTAG